Proteins from one Stenotrophomonas aracearum genomic window:
- a CDS encoding biliverdin-producing heme oxygenase: MNATETLEATRSQRLKAATRASHGALDKRIMAGEIFADRDRFARFLRVQYRFHRDIDALYANAALDALLPDLAERRRLPQVTRDLHDLEQVLPGPVPMRLGPDLPLPAALGWLYVAEGSNLGGTILYKMAGQLGLDADFGARHLAAHPDGAAGHWRAFTAALDTVLLTAEQEQQVIDAADAAFRSVHDHVELEFA; the protein is encoded by the coding sequence ATGAACGCCACCGAGACCCTTGAAGCCACCCGCAGCCAACGCCTGAAGGCCGCTACCCGCGCCAGCCACGGCGCGCTGGACAAGCGCATCATGGCCGGCGAGATCTTCGCCGACCGCGACCGCTTCGCCCGGTTCCTGCGCGTGCAGTACCGCTTCCACCGCGACATCGATGCGCTGTACGCCAATGCCGCGCTGGACGCGCTGCTGCCGGACCTGGCCGAACGCCGGCGGCTGCCTCAGGTCACCCGCGACCTGCATGACCTGGAACAGGTCCTGCCCGGCCCGGTGCCGATGCGGCTGGGCCCTGACCTGCCGTTGCCGGCGGCACTGGGCTGGCTGTACGTGGCCGAAGGCTCCAACCTGGGCGGCACCATCCTGTACAAGATGGCCGGCCAGCTCGGCCTGGACGCCGACTTCGGCGCCCGCCACCTGGCCGCCCATCCCGATGGCGCCGCAGGTCATTGGCGCGCGTTCACCGCCGCGCTCGACACCGTGCTGCTCACCGCCGAGCAGGAACAGCAGGTGATCGACGCCGCCGACG
- a CDS encoding DUF2789 domain-containing protein encodes MDTTESRMTNLFEQLGLDSSKEAIARFILDHQLPADVTLAEAPFWSDAQRQFLGEELKEDADWAIVVDELNEALHADATKA; translated from the coding sequence ATGGACACCACCGAATCGCGCATGACCAACCTGTTCGAGCAGTTGGGACTGGACTCCAGCAAGGAGGCCATTGCCCGATTCATCCTTGACCATCAGCTGCCGGCCGATGTGACCTTGGCCGAGGCGCCTTTCTGGAGTGACGCGCAGCGGCAGTTCCTGGGCGAAGAGCTGAAGGAAGATGCCGATTGGGCGATCGTGGTCGATGAGTTGAACGAAGCGTTGCACGCGGACGCGACCAAGGCGTGA